The Vicinamibacterales bacterium genome includes the window GTCCCGTAGGTTTTACCCGCGCGTAACGCGTCAGGCACACGACCTTCACAGCCCTCCGTCATCATCGCGTCACCGGGGCGAGAGGAGGAAACTGTGAAAGTCGACACGCACGTCCACACGGTGTTCTCCGGCCCGTCCACGATTCGTGGATTCGGCCGGCTGCTCCGCGAGTGCTACAACTCGCCCGAGGGCGTCTACCGCCGCGCCAAGGCGCGCGGCATGGATCTGGTGGCGATCACGGATCACGATGCGATCGACGGCGCGCTGGCGCTCGCCGACCGGCCCGACGTCATCATCGGTTCGGAAGTGACCGGCGTTTTCCCAGAGGACGGCGTTCGCGTGCATCTGGGGGTGCTCGGGCTGAATGAATCACAGCACCGCGACATTCAGCGACTCCGCTTCAACGTGCGCGAGCTGATGCAGTACCTGAACCGCGAGGAGCTGTTCGTCTCGCTCAATCACGTCGCGTCGCGCATCAACGGACACGTGACGGCGGCGCACATCGCGGCGCTGATGCCCTGGGTCAACGGCATCGAAGTGCGCAACGGCTCGCGCCTGCCGGTGCAGAACCGGACGGCGTCGGCGCTGGCCGAGGCGTGCCGCAAGGTGCGCGTCGGCGGCAGCGACTCGCACACCCAGCGCGGCATCGGCCGCAGCTACATCGACGCGCCGCACGCCACGACGCGCGAGGCGTTCCTGAGCGAACTGCACGCCGGCCGCGTCACGGTGCACGGGCGCGAAGGCAACTACCTGACCATGGCTTCGGACATCATACGGGTCGCCTCGAACTTCTATCGCGAGAGCACGACCGATCTGGTGTCGAAGCCGCTCGACTACCGGAGCCACGTCGTGTTCGCGACCGGGCTGGCGATACTGCCGCTGATGACGCAGCCGCTGGTCGTCGCCGTCGCGCACTTCATGCTCGAGGCGCGCTTCAATCGAGCGCTGCTGGTCGATCTGGTGGCGCGGCCGGCTGCGGGGCGGCTGCGCGGCGCGTGGTCGCGATGACGCGTGCCATGCAGGCAAGGCCGTCGATCTCGGCGATCGTCTGCGCGTTCAACGAGGAACGGCTGCTGCCGGCGGCGCTGCACTCGCTGTTGGCGCAGACGCGCATCCCCGACGAGATCATCGTCGTCAACAACGCCAGTACGGACGGGACGCGTCAGGTGGCGCGGGCGGTGCCGGGCGTGCGCGTCGTCGAGGAGCCCCGCAAGGGGTTGCTCTGGGCGCGCGCGGCCGGCCGCGTGGCGGCGCGCGGCGACGTCCTCTTCTACATGGACGCCGACTGCCGCGCGCCGCTACGGCTGATCGAGCGCCTCGAACGGCGGTTCCTGCGCTCGCCCTCGACGGTCGCGGTGACCGGCCCCTACCGCTTCTATGACTGGGACCGGATCGGCGTCGCCGGCGCGCGACTCTACGACTACACGCTGGCGCCGCTCGCGCACTTCACCGCGCACCACCTGCTGGGCGCCGGCGCGGTGCTCTACGGCGGAAACTTCGCGGTGCGCGCCTGGGCGCTCGAGATGATCGGCGGCTTCGACACGACGATCGAATTCCACGGCGAGGACACGAATCTTGGGCGCCGCCTGACGCGCATCGGCGCCGTCGAGCTGGCCTACGACTGCGTGGTCGCCACGTCCGCGCGCCGCTACAAGGCGCTCGGGCGCGGCCGCGTGTTCCGGCTATACGTCGGTAACTTCTGGTCGGAAATGATCCATCACCGGCCGAAGGATTTCGCGCACGACGATATCCGCGTCTGACGCGCCGTCACGCGGCGGGCGGCGCGCGCCGTGTCAGCCGCCAATCATGCTTGGTAGTCGACCGTGTGGCGCTGCAAGAGCGTGGCCTGTTCGTTGATTCGATCATCCGACGCGCCGTCGGGTGGCGCCACGTAGGTGCCGGTGGGTTCGAGCATCCACGCCTGCTCGGTGTCGCGCAGGCAGAGGTCGAGCACCGTGTCGCGCAGATAGGTGCGCAGTGCTGGATCCAGCACCGGGCACAACACCTCGACGCGCCGATCGAGGTTCCGCTCCATGAGATCCGCGCTGCCGATGTAGACACCGGGATCGCCGCCGTTGTCGAACCAGAAGATCCGCGAGTGTTCGAGGAAGCGGCCGACGATGGAGCGGACCTTGATGTGGTCGCTGACGCCCGGGACGCCGGGACGCAGGCAGCAGATGCCGCGGACGATCAGGTCGACGTCGACGCCGGCCTGCGAGGCTTGATACAGGCGCTGAATGAACTCGTTGTCGGTCAGGCCGTTGATCTTCATGATGATCCGCGCCGGCCGCCCGGCGGCGGCGTGCGCCGCTTCGCGATCGATCATCGCCAGCAGCCGCCGACGCAGACTCACGGGGGCGACCAGCAGCGCGTCGTAGTCGGTCTGGCTGGAATAGCCGGTCAGATAGTTGAAGACGTGGGTGATGTCTTCGACGATGGCCGGCCGGGCCGTCATCAGGCCGAGATCGGTGTACATGCGTGCCGTCGCGGCGTTGTAGTTGCCGGTGCCGACGTGCGCGTAACGACGGATGCCGTCCGGCTCCTTGCGCACGATCAGGCACAGCTTGGCGTGGGTCTTCAGATTGACCAGCCCGTAGACCACGTGGACGCCCGCCGTCTCCAGGCGATTGGCCCAGACGATGTTGTTGCGCTCGTCGAAGCGCGCCTTCAGCTCGACGAGCACCGCGACCTGCTTGCCCGCCTCGGCCGCCTCGACGAGCAGATCGACGAGCGGCGAGTCGTGGCCGATGCGGTAGAGCGTCATCTTGATGGCGACGACGCCGTCGTCCTCGATGGCGGCGCTCAGCAGGCGCTCGACCGACGTGAACGAATCGAACGGATGGTGGAGCAGGTGATCGCGGTGGCGGATGGCTTCGAACACCTCCTCCGACGTGGACCGCTTCCACAACACGCGCGGCGCGAACGTCAGGTCCTTGAGCTCGGGCCGATGGAGCTTGGTGAGCTGCATCCAGTCGCCGAAGCCGATCCGGTCACCGGTGCGGACGAGGACGCCCTCGTCGATCTCGAAATTCTCGACCAGGATGTCGAGCATGCGGCGCGGCATCCGTTCGTCGGCCTGCAGCATCGACGGCGCGCCGTGGCGCAGCTGGCGGAGGCCGTGATCGACCGTCT containing:
- a CDS encoding glycosyltransferase family A protein codes for the protein MTRAMQARPSISAIVCAFNEERLLPAALHSLLAQTRIPDEIIVVNNASTDGTRQVARAVPGVRVVEEPRKGLLWARAAGRVAARGDVLFYMDADCRAPLRLIERLERRFLRSPSTVAVTGPYRFYDWDRIGVAGARLYDYTLAPLAHFTAHHLLGAGAVLYGGNFAVRAWALEMIGGFDTTIEFHGEDTNLGRRLTRIGAVELAYDCVVATSARRYKALGRGRVFRLYVGNFWSEMIHHRPKDFAHDDIRV
- the ppk1 gene encoding polyphosphate kinase 1; its protein translation is MSQDILDDRPVGALDRADLYINRELSWLAFNARVLAQARDTRHPLLERVKFLAIVGTNLDEFFMIRFAALLKQLRSRRESVSTDGLTTHQQVTLVRERALDMLIEQGRCWERELRPELARYDIAFLDPADHHDALRDWLAEYFRREIAPLLTPLAFDPGHPFPHISNLSKNLAVAVKHDGRTKFARLKLPPTVPRFIEIPSAMANGAEAFVFLEDVVCANVQSLFRGTAVKSAHLFRVVRDTDMVIQEDEADDLLETVDHGLRQLRHGAPSMLQADERMPRRMLDILVENFEIDEGVLVRTGDRIGFGDWMQLTKLHRPELKDLTFAPRVLWKRSTSEEVFEAIRHRDHLLHHPFDSFTSVERLLSAAIEDDGVVAIKMTLYRIGHDSPLVDLLVEAAEAGKQVAVLVELKARFDERNNIVWANRLETAGVHVVYGLVNLKTHAKLCLIVRKEPDGIRRYAHVGTGNYNAATARMYTDLGLMTARPAIVEDITHVFNYLTGYSSQTDYDALLVAPVSLRRRLLAMIDREAAHAAAGRPARIIMKINGLTDNEFIQRLYQASQAGVDVDLIVRGICCLRPGVPGVSDHIKVRSIVGRFLEHSRIFWFDNGGDPGVYIGSADLMERNLDRRVEVLCPVLDPALRTYLRDTVLDLCLRDTEQAWMLEPTGTYVAPPDGASDDRINEQATLLQRHTVDYQA
- a CDS encoding PHP-associated domain-containing protein, which translates into the protein MKVDTHVHTVFSGPSTIRGFGRLLRECYNSPEGVYRRAKARGMDLVAITDHDAIDGALALADRPDVIIGSEVTGVFPEDGVRVHLGVLGLNESQHRDIQRLRFNVRELMQYLNREELFVSLNHVASRINGHVTAAHIAALMPWVNGIEVRNGSRLPVQNRTASALAEACRKVRVGGSDSHTQRGIGRSYIDAPHATTREAFLSELHAGRVTVHGREGNYLTMASDIIRVASNFYRESTTDLVSKPLDYRSHVVFATGLAILPLMTQPLVVAVAHFMLEARFNRALLVDLVARPAAGRLRGAWSR